The Gemmatimonadaceae bacterium genome has a window encoding:
- a CDS encoding PAS domain-containing protein yields MATARLDITRSGRERVFGDDEIIVSKTDVRGRITYANGVFVRVSGYPESELLGAPHSIVRHPDMPRAVFRFLWERLMAGHEVFAYVNNMASNGDNYWVLAHITPSHAPDGAIIGFHSNRRVPDRDKVARVTPLYAALLAEEQRHVDRSAGLEASCAMLADTLRSAGMTYDEWVWSL; encoded by the coding sequence ATGGCGACGGCACGACTGGACATCACGCGCTCCGGACGCGAACGCGTCTTCGGGGATGACGAGATCATCGTCAGCAAGACCGACGTGCGCGGGCGCATCACCTACGCGAACGGCGTCTTCGTGCGCGTCTCGGGATACCCGGAATCGGAGCTCCTGGGCGCGCCGCACAGCATCGTGCGCCATCCCGACATGCCGCGTGCCGTCTTCCGATTCCTGTGGGAACGCCTGATGGCCGGGCACGAGGTGTTCGCCTACGTGAACAACATGGCCAGCAACGGCGACAACTACTGGGTGCTCGCACACATCACGCCCAGCCACGCACCCGACGGTGCGATCATCGGCTTCCACTCCAACCGTCGCGTGCCGGATCGCGACAAGGTCGCCAGGGTCACCCCGTTGTACGCGGCCCTCCTGGCCGAGGAGCAGCGGCACGTCGACCGCAGCGCCGGCCTCGAGGCCTCGTGCGCCATGCTGGCTGACACGCTCCGGTCGGCCGGGATGACGTACGACGAATGGGTCTGGTCGCTGTGA
- a CDS encoding response regulator transcription factor, whose product MSAPIRVLLVDDHRIMLEGLALLIAGSGDMEVVAQALDGATALAQFEAIRPDVCIADLRMRPMDGVELTEQIRKRVPDAKVILLTTYDTDDEIFRGFRAGIATYLLKDIDSAGLLQAIRSVHAGHRIIAPGIALKLAEHVAADALTPRQEEVLQLVALGKTNLEIADTIFISEGTVKAHVRAILHKLGARDRTQAITVAIRRGLVRT is encoded by the coding sequence ATGAGCGCGCCGATCCGTGTCCTGCTGGTGGATGACCACCGAATCATGCTCGAAGGCCTTGCCCTGCTGATCGCCGGCAGTGGCGACATGGAAGTCGTGGCGCAGGCCCTCGATGGCGCCACGGCCCTCGCGCAGTTCGAGGCGATCCGTCCCGACGTCTGCATCGCCGACCTGCGCATGCGACCGATGGATGGCGTGGAGCTCACCGAGCAGATCCGGAAGCGGGTGCCGGACGCGAAGGTGATCCTGCTGACGACGTACGACACCGACGACGAGATCTTCCGCGGGTTCCGTGCCGGGATCGCGACCTACCTGCTCAAGGACATCGACAGCGCGGGACTGCTGCAGGCGATCCGGAGCGTGCACGCCGGCCATCGCATCATCGCGCCCGGCATCGCGCTGAAGCTCGCCGAGCACGTGGCGGCCGACGCCCTCACGCCGCGGCAGGAGGAGGTGCTGCAACTGGTGGCGCTCGGGAAGACCAACCTCGAGATCGCTGACACGATCTTCATCAGCGAGGGCACGGTGAAGGCGCATGTGCGGGCGATCCTGCACAAGCTCGGCGCGCGGGACCGGACGCAGGCGATCACGGTGGCGATCCGTCGCGGGCTGGTGCGCACGTAG
- a CDS encoding response regulator transcription factor, translating to MAAISVLCFDDNELLTEALGIRLTLDPRITWLPPHHRLDGAVATITALAPDIVLLDLSLPGTDQPLDVIAALRRQGAPSRVIVITGHPGSAARTAALDAGAAGFVSKLITPDRLLDVLHRVHAGEVVMDIAS from the coding sequence GTGGCAGCCATCAGCGTCCTCTGCTTCGACGACAACGAACTGCTCACCGAGGCGCTCGGCATCCGGCTCACCCTCGATCCACGCATCACCTGGCTGCCGCCGCATCACCGGCTCGACGGTGCCGTCGCAACCATCACGGCACTGGCACCGGACATCGTCCTCCTCGACCTGAGCCTGCCGGGCACCGACCAGCCGCTCGACGTGATCGCCGCCCTCCGGCGACAGGGCGCCCCGTCCCGCGTGATCGTGATCACCGGGCATCCCGGCAGCGCCGCGCGGACCGCGGCTCTCGACGCCGGCGCCGCCGGGTTCGTGTCCAAGCTCATCACCCCCGACCGCCTGCTCGACGTCCTGCACCGCGTGCACGCCGGCGAGGTGGTGATGGACATCGCGTCGTGA
- a CDS encoding pyrroloquinoline quinone-dependent dehydrogenase — protein sequence MSCHVRPAPAVGLALCACLVGACTRPAPGTAGASADWPVYGGNTEHTHYSTLGQITPANVASLRVAWTYRTGDEFKGSEMQANPIIVDGVMYATTPKLHVFALDAATGKELWRFDPNHGAPPTSRIRHRGVVVTGDRVIFNYRHRLFALDRTTGRPIRGFGNDSGWVDLREGLGRPATEISVSASTPGVVFEDLLIIGSTVPEQLPSAPGDIRAYEIATGRLRWSFHTIPHPGEPGYETWPPDAWKVAGGANAWAGVTIDPARGMVFAATGSASYDFYGANRTGDNLYANSVIALDARTGQHKWHYQVLRHDLWDRDLPAAPMLVTVRRDGKPVDAVAQITKTGHVWLFDRATGAPMFPVEEKPMPTLALDGEQPASTQRFPTLPAPFARQALTRDDLTQRTPAAHAAALRTFDEYNPTHPWEAPNVTKGTIIFPGVDGGGEWGGPAFDPVTGLLYVNSNEMAWLLKLVPRSDQSLYAATCASCHGENRQGSAGGPSLIDVARRRTPAQLLSIISEGTGRMPAFGGAMDRAAMTEIVEYLTTGRDMRAVAMPTGPQFLKYRTAYFDIFLDHEGYPGIKPPWGTLNAIDLNTGRTAWSIPFGEYPKLTAQGVTGTGTDSYGGAIVTQNGLLLIAATTYDNKFRAFDKATGRLLWETTLPAAGNATPSTYMVDGRQYIVIACGGGKNGAPSGGTYVAFALP from the coding sequence ATGTCCTGTCACGTCCGACCCGCGCCGGCCGTGGGCCTCGCGCTGTGTGCCTGCCTCGTGGGCGCGTGCACGCGCCCCGCCCCCGGCACCGCGGGCGCCTCGGCCGACTGGCCGGTCTACGGCGGCAACACCGAGCACACGCACTACTCCACGCTCGGACAGATCACGCCCGCCAACGTCGCGTCGCTGCGCGTGGCGTGGACGTACCGGACGGGGGATGAGTTCAAGGGATCGGAGATGCAGGCCAATCCCATCATCGTCGATGGCGTGATGTACGCGACCACGCCGAAGCTGCATGTCTTCGCGCTGGACGCGGCGACGGGGAAGGAACTCTGGCGCTTCGATCCCAACCACGGTGCGCCGCCCACGTCACGCATCCGCCATCGCGGCGTGGTGGTCACCGGCGACCGCGTGATCTTCAACTATCGCCACCGGCTCTTCGCGCTCGATCGCACGACGGGGCGGCCGATCCGGGGCTTCGGCAACGACAGCGGGTGGGTGGACCTGCGCGAGGGTCTCGGCCGGCCGGCGACGGAGATCTCCGTCAGCGCCAGCACACCCGGCGTGGTGTTCGAGGATCTGCTCATCATCGGCAGCACGGTGCCGGAGCAGCTGCCGAGCGCACCGGGCGATATCCGCGCCTACGAGATCGCGACCGGCCGGCTGCGCTGGAGCTTCCACACGATTCCGCATCCGGGTGAACCCGGCTACGAGACATGGCCGCCCGACGCGTGGAAGGTGGCCGGCGGCGCGAACGCGTGGGCGGGTGTGACGATCGACCCGGCTCGCGGGATGGTCTTCGCCGCCACGGGCTCGGCGTCGTACGACTTCTACGGCGCGAATCGCACCGGCGACAATCTCTACGCCAACAGCGTCATCGCGCTCGATGCGCGCACCGGGCAGCACAAGTGGCACTATCAGGTGCTGCGTCACGACCTCTGGGACCGCGACCTGCCGGCCGCGCCGATGCTGGTGACGGTGCGGCGCGACGGGAAGCCGGTGGATGCCGTCGCGCAGATCACGAAGACAGGCCACGTCTGGCTGTTCGACCGCGCGACGGGCGCGCCGATGTTCCCGGTGGAGGAGAAGCCGATGCCGACGCTGGCGCTCGATGGCGAGCAGCCGGCGTCCACGCAGCGCTTCCCGACACTGCCGGCACCGTTCGCGCGACAGGCCCTCACACGCGACGACCTCACACAGCGCACGCCGGCGGCGCATGCGGCCGCACTGCGCACCTTCGACGAGTACAACCCCACCCACCCGTGGGAAGCGCCGAACGTCACCAAGGGGACCATCATCTTTCCCGGTGTGGACGGCGGTGGTGAATGGGGTGGCCCCGCTTTCGACCCGGTGACGGGACTGCTGTACGTGAACTCGAACGAGATGGCGTGGCTGCTGAAGCTCGTGCCGCGGAGCGACCAGTCGCTGTACGCCGCAACCTGTGCCAGCTGCCACGGCGAGAACCGCCAGGGCAGTGCCGGCGGACCGTCGCTCATCGACGTCGCGCGGCGGCGCACGCCGGCGCAACTGCTGTCGATCATCAGCGAAGGCACCGGGCGCATGCCGGCGTTCGGCGGGGCGATGGACCGGGCCGCGATGACGGAGATCGTCGAGTACCTCACCACCGGCCGGGACATGCGCGCGGTGGCGATGCCCACCGGCCCGCAGTTCCTGAAGTACCGCACGGCGTACTTCGACATCTTCCTCGATCACGAGGGCTATCCGGGGATCAAGCCGCCGTGGGGCACGCTCAACGCGATCGACCTGAACACGGGACGGACCGCCTGGTCGATTCCGTTCGGCGAGTACCCCAAGCTCACCGCGCAGGGCGTGACGGGCACCGGCACCGACAGCTACGGCGGGGCGATCGTGACGCAGAACGGGTTGCTCCTGATCGCGGCCACGACCTACGACAACAAGTTCCGCGCCTTCGACAAGGCGACCGGCCGCCTGCTCTGGGAGACCACGCTGCCGGCGGCCGGGAACGCCACGCCGTCCACCTACATGGTGGATGGCCGGCAGTACATCGTGATCGCCTGCGGGGGCGGGAAGAACGGTGCGCCCAGCGGGGGCACGTACGTGGCCTTCGCCCTCCCGTGA
- a CDS encoding DUF2892 domain-containing protein: MSNILKQNVGSIDRIGRLVLGAGLLSLTVIGPQTAWGYLGLVPLLTGAMGSCPLYTLFGFSSCPVKRA; the protein is encoded by the coding sequence ATGTCGAACATCCTGAAGCAGAACGTCGGGTCCATCGATCGCATCGGCCGGCTGGTGCTCGGCGCCGGCCTCCTGTCGCTGACCGTGATCGGACCGCAGACGGCCTGGGGGTACCTCGGCCTGGTGCCGCTCCTCACCGGCGCGATGGGCAGCTGCCCGCTGTACACGTTGTTCGGGTTCTCGAGCTGCCCGGTGAAGCGCGCCTGA
- a CDS encoding RNA polymerase sigma factor, whose translation MDDAALLQAAAGGDAAAFGVFMRTHEAAVHRYLLSLIGAGADEEDALQETFINAWRSAGSFAGRGAARGWLYAIARNVVHHQVRRRVGEPEHVESLEELAESAGWGAPATDDHAGATIARELLDAGLRRLPAEEREVLVLRELDGFSGEETAALIGISLPAMKSRLHRARVHLAAAVRALDTTTTDRSIANA comes from the coding sequence ATGGACGACGCCGCGCTGCTGCAGGCGGCGGCGGGTGGTGATGCCGCCGCCTTTGGCGTGTTCATGCGCACGCACGAGGCGGCGGTCCACCGCTACCTGCTTTCGCTCATCGGGGCGGGTGCCGACGAGGAGGATGCGTTGCAGGAGACCTTCATCAACGCCTGGCGCAGCGCCGGCTCGTTCGCCGGTCGCGGCGCGGCACGGGGCTGGCTGTACGCCATCGCGCGCAATGTGGTGCACCACCAGGTGCGCCGTCGCGTGGGCGAACCGGAGCACGTCGAGTCACTCGAGGAACTGGCGGAATCCGCTGGATGGGGGGCGCCGGCCACGGACGACCACGCCGGCGCGACCATCGCCCGGGAGCTCCTCGATGCCGGCCTCCGGCGCCTGCCGGCCGAGGAACGCGAGGTGCTCGTGCTCCGGGAACTGGACGGCTTCTCGGGAGAGGAGACCGCCGCGTTGATCGGCATCTCGCTCCCCGCCATGAAATCGCGGCTGCACCGCGCCCGCGTGCATCTCGCGGCCGCCGTCCGAGCCCTCGACACCACCACCACTGACCGGAGCATCGCCAATGCCTGA
- a CDS encoding zf-HC2 domain-containing protein — protein sequence MPDDGLETLVAGIRCREVLGDLSAFLDGELPAERVAALQAHLAGCDRCSRFGGSVAHLLADLRAGLHTPAALPAEFASRLHQRLAEVVRP from the coding sequence ATGCCTGACGACGGCCTCGAGACCCTGGTGGCCGGCATCCGCTGCCGCGAGGTGCTGGGCGACCTCTCCGCCTTCCTGGACGGGGAACTGCCGGCGGAACGGGTGGCCGCCCTGCAGGCCCACCTGGCGGGATGCGACCGGTGCTCCCGGTTCGGGGGCAGCGTGGCGCACCTGCTCGCGGACCTGCGGGCGGGCCTGCACACCCCGGCTGCACTTCCGGCTGAGTTCGCCAGCCGACTGCACCAGCGCCTGGCGGAGGTCGTCCGCCCGTAG
- a CDS encoding TonB-dependent receptor has product MSRTSPPLGTDHRDTCATGTRGRAQAWWRAARRSGVIALLPALLTAQATDTKDAGEALVLGEIPSVFGASRFDQAVTEAPASVSVVTAEDIRTYGWRTLADVLRSVRGFYVTNDRAYSFVGTRGFGRPGDYNARILLLIDGSPVNENIFGAAYVGLESMVDLTAVDRVEVIRGPASSVYGANAFFAVINVVTHRGRASGGTRATVELGSFGSRELALSGGGRARNGIEFFGSAGLRRIAGQDFHFAEFDSAGGMAVGRDGERRERLFGKVGWGRFTLEGIVNRREKLVPTASFDTDFNRGRLEFGDRQSSLALHYAPSGDDRASVSGSLALNRYDYDGVYPYGTEALVEWSHGTWAIAEAQYSRRLRTRDRLLVGGEVTGHMRQEQGATYDATQAPEFLDNTTASTIGVFSVAEVHLTPRLILNGGLRFDHSRWLRGNLSPRAALIYTIGAGSDVKLLVGSAYRAPTNYERFYNDGEITSKANIALQPERITTTELLFEHVFSSHLKWTSSLYNYHARRLIDAAEDPRDGLLQYGNIGSVRGQGLELELELEFGGMNGRASYTLQRASSTSDWAAISNSPRHLATANAWLPLLHDRARLGVELRAMSARLSPRGVVVPGHTVANLVASSRRIVRGVDATLGVFNLFDAAFGDPVGEEHRQAFIMQDGRTLRLALGVAF; this is encoded by the coding sequence ATGTCACGAACGAGCCCACCCCTCGGAACGGACCATCGCGACACGTGCGCCACCGGCACACGGGGTCGCGCGCAGGCGTGGTGGCGTGCGGCGCGCCGCAGCGGCGTGATCGCGCTGCTGCCGGCGCTGCTCACGGCGCAGGCCACGGACACGAAGGACGCCGGCGAGGCGCTGGTGCTTGGCGAGATCCCCTCGGTCTTCGGGGCATCGCGCTTCGACCAGGCCGTCACCGAGGCACCGGCCTCGGTGAGCGTCGTGACGGCCGAGGACATCCGCACCTACGGCTGGCGGACGCTGGCCGACGTGCTGCGGAGCGTGCGCGGCTTCTACGTCACGAATGACCGGGCCTACAGCTTCGTCGGCACGCGCGGCTTCGGGCGCCCGGGCGACTACAACGCCCGCATCCTCCTGCTGATCGACGGCAGCCCCGTCAACGAGAACATCTTCGGCGCCGCGTACGTGGGGCTGGAGAGCATGGTCGACCTGACGGCGGTGGACCGGGTGGAAGTGATCCGTGGGCCGGCGTCGTCGGTGTACGGTGCGAATGCGTTCTTCGCCGTGATCAACGTCGTGACGCACCGCGGCCGCGCCAGTGGCGGCACGCGCGCGACGGTGGAACTGGGCAGCTTCGGCTCGCGCGAACTGGCCCTCTCCGGCGGTGGCCGCGCGCGCAACGGCATCGAGTTCTTCGGGTCGGCCGGCCTGCGTCGCATTGCAGGACAGGACTTCCACTTCGCGGAGTTCGACAGCGCCGGCGGGATGGCGGTCGGCCGCGACGGTGAGCGCCGCGAGCGGCTGTTCGGCAAGGTCGGCTGGGGCCGGTTCACGCTCGAGGGCATCGTGAACCGGCGGGAGAAGCTGGTGCCGACCGCCAGCTTCGACACCGACTTCAATCGCGGGCGCCTGGAGTTCGGTGACCGGCAGTCCAGCCTGGCCCTGCACTATGCGCCGTCCGGCGACGACCGGGCCAGCGTGAGCGGCTCGCTCGCGCTCAACCGCTACGACTACGACGGCGTCTACCCCTACGGCACCGAGGCGCTCGTGGAGTGGTCCCACGGCACCTGGGCCATCGCCGAGGCGCAGTACTCGCGACGCCTGCGCACCCGCGACCGCCTGCTGGTGGGCGGCGAGGTCACCGGGCACATGCGCCAGGAGCAGGGCGCGACCTATGATGCAACGCAGGCGCCGGAGTTCCTGGACAACACGACGGCCAGCACCATCGGCGTGTTCTCGGTGGCCGAGGTGCACCTGACGCCGCGCCTGATCCTCAACGGCGGGCTGCGGTTCGACCATTCACGATGGCTGCGCGGCAACCTGAGCCCGCGCGCCGCGCTGATCTACACCATCGGTGCCGGCTCGGACGTGAAGCTGCTGGTGGGGAGCGCCTACCGCGCCCCGACGAACTACGAGCGCTTCTACAATGATGGCGAGATCACCTCGAAGGCGAACATCGCGCTGCAGCCGGAGCGGATCACCACCACCGAGCTGCTGTTCGAGCATGTGTTCTCGTCGCACCTGAAGTGGACGTCGTCGCTCTACAACTACCACGCGCGGCGCCTGATCGATGCCGCCGAGGATCCGCGCGACGGCCTGTTGCAGTACGGGAACATCGGCAGCGTGCGCGGGCAGGGCCTGGAGCTCGAGCTGGAGCTGGAGTTCGGTGGCATGAACGGGCGTGCCAGCTACACGCTGCAGCGCGCCAGCAGCACCTCCGACTGGGCGGCGATCTCGAACTCGCCCCGCCACCTGGCCACGGCCAACGCGTGGCTGCCGCTGCTCCACGACCGTGCCCGGCTGGGGGTGGAGCTGCGGGCGATGAGCGCGCGCCTCTCGCCGCGCGGCGTGGTGGTGCCGGGCCACACCGTTGCCAACCTGGTCGCGAGCAGCCGCCGCATCGTGCGCGGCGTGGACGCCACACTCGGTGTCTTCAACCTGTTCGACGCCGCCTTCGGTGACCCGGTCGGCGAGGAGCACCGGCAGGCGTTCATCATGCAGGACGGTCGCACGCTCCGCCTGGCCCTCGGAGTGGCGTTCTAG
- a CDS encoding response regulator: MTTAPSRAPRRPGLAMKMSLLVSGAVCITVAISAFVLLSREQRQSERDLLSRASAMAQLVAANSEFAIYTGTTDALGPIVKRLEAMDDVAFLRVVRLPDEVVFDRRVRPAFARTDIDLVPLAPDATTLTTHRWRTHDEPVLDIIVPVLSGDEGDLTADPLGATGTAAKGRTLGYVQLGMTLTPTLVRRQQALTQVGLWTLVLLAVGLPLTHMLTRRVTAPVRALVDAARAAGEGRFDSIGHIGGSDEIGTLARAFEMMVRKLRASWSDLEDHQRTLEAKVLSRTQALEESRAAAEAHAQRAEEASRAKSQFLANMSHEIRTPMNGVMGMLELLGATELAPRQKRFAETAYRSAEELLELINDILDFSKIEAGHLELHRTDFDVQQSVEDVCEMLAPRAHGKGLDLIVRIAPAVHRNVFGDVMRLRQVLVNLIGNAIKFTTSGNVQLRVSQVEQDDQRQVLRFDVQDTGIGITPEVASRLFMPFVQADSSTTREYGGTGLGLAIARQLVELMGGTIVLESAPGQGSTFSFTVALDLRPLDTTAPLTPARALQGSRVLVIDDNAINREVLREQLGAWGATVDEADSGSGGLETLAGAAPYDVMILDFTMPNMDGGEVARSVRANPAWRGMPILLLSSVGGTAHALETAAPVDAMLTKPVRQRELAERLASLIKGSTESHVGGAEPAPDSAEPAEPARQGRRILLAEDNPVNQLVATGMLEGAGCIVTVASNGLEAVQLATTQRFDLILMDCMMPELDGYGATATIRSHEDDGPFRTPIVALTASALAGERQRCLAAGMDDYLTKPMRKEALLALLDRWADSGEAAPADATASTGAAMVPEAIAPVEDDFALDQGAIDSILACPGGPRILAASVGAYATSAPLQVRSLRDAVASGDRDAVRRIAHTLKSSSAMLGARALSGILRDVEVHALELEPAELERLVATAEHACDVALRSLVAHVAH, encoded by the coding sequence ATGACCACTGCACCCTCCCGTGCCCCGCGCCGTCCCGGGCTGGCGATGAAGATGTCGCTGCTCGTTTCGGGCGCCGTCTGCATCACCGTCGCGATCAGCGCCTTCGTGCTGCTCTCGCGCGAGCAGCGCCAGTCCGAGCGCGACCTGCTCTCCCGGGCCTCGGCCATGGCGCAGCTCGTCGCCGCCAACAGCGAGTTCGCGATCTACACCGGCACCACCGATGCCCTCGGCCCGATCGTCAAGCGGCTGGAGGCGATGGACGATGTCGCGTTCCTGCGGGTGGTGCGCCTGCCTGACGAGGTCGTGTTCGACCGGCGCGTGCGACCGGCCTTCGCGCGGACCGACATCGACCTCGTCCCGCTCGCACCGGACGCCACCACGCTCACCACGCACCGCTGGCGCACGCACGACGAGCCGGTGCTCGACATCATCGTGCCGGTGCTCTCCGGTGACGAGGGCGACCTCACGGCGGACCCGCTCGGTGCCACCGGCACGGCCGCGAAGGGGCGCACGCTGGGCTATGTGCAGCTCGGCATGACGCTCACGCCCACCCTGGTGCGCCGCCAGCAGGCGCTGACGCAGGTGGGCCTGTGGACACTGGTGCTGCTGGCCGTGGGCCTGCCGCTCACGCACATGCTCACCCGCCGCGTGACGGCGCCGGTGCGCGCCCTCGTCGACGCCGCCCGTGCGGCCGGTGAGGGCCGCTTCGACTCGATCGGCCACATCGGCGGCAGCGACGAGATCGGGACGCTCGCGCGCGCCTTCGAGATGATGGTGCGCAAGCTCCGCGCCTCGTGGAGCGACCTCGAGGACCACCAGCGGACGCTCGAGGCCAAGGTGCTGAGCCGCACCCAGGCGCTCGAGGAGTCGCGCGCCGCGGCCGAGGCGCATGCCCAGCGCGCGGAGGAGGCCAGCCGCGCCAAGTCGCAGTTCCTCGCCAACATGAGCCATGAGATCCGCACGCCGATGAACGGCGTGATGGGCATGCTCGAGCTGCTTGGCGCCACCGAGCTCGCCCCGCGCCAGAAGCGCTTCGCCGAGACGGCGTACCGCTCGGCCGAGGAGCTGCTGGAGCTGATCAACGACATCCTCGACTTCTCGAAGATCGAGGCCGGCCACCTCGAGCTCCACCGCACCGACTTCGACGTGCAGCAGTCGGTGGAGGACGTGTGCGAGATGCTCGCGCCGCGCGCCCACGGAAAGGGGCTGGACCTGATCGTGCGCATCGCGCCGGCGGTCCACCGCAACGTCTTCGGCGACGTGATGCGGCTGCGCCAGGTGCTGGTGAACCTCATCGGCAACGCCATCAAGTTCACCACCAGCGGCAACGTGCAGCTCCGCGTGTCGCAGGTGGAACAGGACGACCAGCGGCAGGTGCTGCGCTTCGACGTGCAGGACACCGGCATCGGCATCACCCCCGAGGTCGCGTCGCGCCTGTTCATGCCGTTCGTGCAGGCGGATTCCTCGACCACGCGTGAGTACGGTGGCACCGGCCTGGGCCTGGCCATCGCACGCCAGCTTGTGGAGCTGATGGGCGGCACCATCGTCCTCGAGTCGGCACCCGGCCAGGGCTCGACCTTCTCGTTCACGGTGGCGCTGGACCTGCGCCCGCTGGACACCACGGCACCGCTCACGCCGGCCCGCGCACTGCAGGGTAGCCGCGTGCTCGTGATCGACGACAACGCCATCAACCGCGAGGTGCTGCGCGAGCAGCTCGGCGCCTGGGGCGCCACCGTCGACGAGGCCGACAGCGGCTCGGGCGGCCTCGAGACCCTCGCCGGCGCCGCGCCGTACGACGTCATGATCCTCGATTTCACCATGCCGAACATGGACGGCGGCGAGGTGGCCCGCAGCGTCCGTGCGAACCCGGCGTGGCGCGGCATGCCGATCCTGCTCCTCAGTTCCGTCGGCGGCACCGCGCACGCGCTCGAGACGGCAGCGCCGGTGGATGCGATGCTCACCAAGCCGGTGCGCCAGCGCGAGCTGGCGGAGCGCCTCGCGTCGCTCATCAAGGGCAGCACCGAGAGCCATGTCGGTGGCGCCGAGCCGGCGCCGGACAGCGCCGAGCCGGCCGAGCCGGCGCGGCAGGGTCGCCGCATCCTGCTGGCGGAGGACAACCCGGTGAACCAGCTCGTGGCCACCGGCATGCTGGAAGGTGCCGGCTGCATCGTCACGGTGGCGTCGAACGGGTTGGAGGCGGTGCAGCTCGCCACCACGCAGCGGTTCGACCTGATCCTGATGGACTGCATGATGCCGGAGCTGGACGGGTATGGGGCCACGGCCACCATCCGGTCGCACGAGGACGACGGCCCGTTCCGGACGCCGATCGTGGCGCTCACCGCGTCGGCGCTGGCGGGTGAGCGGCAACGCTGCCTGGCGGCGGGGATGGACGACTACCTCACGAAGCCGATGCGGAAGGAGGCGCTCCTCGCGCTGCTGGACCGCTGGGCCGACAGCGGCGAGGCGGCGCCGGCCGACGCGACCGCGAGCACCGGCGCGGCGATGGTACCCGAGGCGATCGCGCCGGTGGAGGACGACTTCGCGCTCGACCAGGGTGCGATCGACAGCATCCTCGCCTGTCCCGGCGGGCCACGCATCCTCGCAGCCTCGGTGGGCGCGTATGCCACCTCGGCGCCGCTGCAGGTGCGGTCGCTGCGGGACGCGGTGGCGTCGGGGGACCGTGACGCCGTGCGCCGGATCGCGCACACGCTGAAGTCGAGCAGTGCGATGCTGGGGGCCCGTGCGCTCTCGGGCATCCTCCGTGACGTGGAGGTGCATGCCCTCGAGCTCGAGCCGGCGGAGCTGGAGCGCCTGGTGGCGACCGCCGAGCATGCCTGTGACGTGGCCCTTCGCAGCCTGGTGGCCCATGTCGCGCACTGA